Proteins from a genomic interval of Benincasa hispida cultivar B227 chromosome 7, ASM972705v1, whole genome shotgun sequence:
- the LOC120081281 gene encoding 65-kDa microtubule-associated protein 5 — protein MDTLPPSLSPSRTTCGSLLRELQIIWDEIGECDSERDKMLLQLEQECLDIYCRKVEKTRKYKADLHQQLAEAETEIAQIASALGEGFSSFSRGRGTLKEQVVAIKLILEELRSKKREKLKEFSEVQSQIVSICSEIAGSGQSKSYVDPQINERDLTAKKLSELKLHLQELQNEKHLRLQKVNSNISLIHELSVVMSIDFLKTVNEVHPSLGDPKSGPSRSISNDTLAKLTGVIHSLKQEKQERLQKLQGIGKSLTGLWNLMDIPSDERKRFDHVTCLISSSADEVSGKGCLALDIIEQVEVEVERLNILKTSKMRELILKRQTELEEIYRGVHMDIESDAARKTLTSLIDSGNVDLADLLSSMDDQVAEAKEQALSRKDILDKVDKWQFALQEEKWLEDYERDNNRYSAGRGAHKNLKRAEKARVLVTKLHSMVENLAAKVKAWESEKGMIFSYEKVPLLRTLEEDAKLRQEREEEKRKSREQKRLQEQLASEQEALYGSKPIPKKPLGQSNTMLATPGRRIGTPGRYGFSSGKDRRESGRVPNIIPVNYVALPKDDSASKGA, from the exons ATGGATACTTTGCCTCCCAGTCTCTCCCCTTCTCGCACCACTTGCGGCTCTCTCCTCCGCGAGTTGCAG ATTATATGGGATGAAATTGGCGAGTGTGACAGTGAAAGAGATAAGATGCTTCTTCAACTTGAGCAAGAATGCCTCGATATTTACTGTAGGAAGGTTGAGAAAACGAGAAAGTATAAGGCCGATTTGCACCAGCAGTTAGCAGAAGCAGAAACCGAAATTGCTCAGATTGCATCTGCTCTTGGCGAAGGCTTCTCCTCCTTTTCACGA GGAAGGGGCACTCTCAAGGAGCAAGTTGTTGCTATAAAACTTATTCTGGAAGAATTGAGATCAAAGAAACGAGAAAAATTAAAGGAATTTTCAGAAGTTCAATCGCAGATTGTCTCCATATGTTCAGAAATAGCAGGTAGTGGTCAGTCAAAGAGTTACGTTGATCCGCAAATTAATGAGCGTGATTTAACGGCGAAGAAGCTGAGTGAACTTAAATTGCATCTCCAAGAATTACAAAATGAAAAG CATTTACGTCTGCAAAAGGTGAACAGCAATATCAGTCTCATCCATGAGCTGTCAGTGGTGATGTCAATTGATTTTCTGAAGACTGTGAATGAAGTCCACCCAAGCTTGGGTGATCCTAAAAGTGGTCCCTCGAGGAGTATCAGTAATGATACTCTTGCAAAATTGACCGGTGTAATTCATTCTCTAAAACAGGAAAAACAAGAAAGGTTACAAAAG CTTCAAGGTATTGGCAAGAGCTTGACGGGGTTATGGAATCTCATGGACATACCTTCTGATGAGCGAAAAAGATTTGATCATGTTACCTGTTTAATATCATCTTCTGCTGACGAGGTGTCTGGGAAAGGATGTCTTGCTTTAGATATTATTGAACAG GTTGAAGTTGAAGTTGAGAGGTTAAATATTCTGAAAACTAGCAAGATGAGGGAGCTAATTCTTAAGAGGCAAACAGAACTCGAGGAAATATATAGAGGGGTTCACATGGATATAGAGAGTGATGCTGCTCGAAAGACTCTTACCAGTCTAATAGACTCAG GGAATGTCGATCTTGCCGACCTACTTTCTAGCATGGATGATCAGGTCGCTGAAGCTAAGGAGCAGGCTCTAAGTAGGAAGGATATTTTGGACAAGGTAGATAAATGGCAATTTGCATTGCAGGAGGAGAAGTGGCTCGAAGACTATGAAAGG GATAACAATCGTTACAGTGCGGGAAGAGGAGCTCACAAGAATTTGAAACGTGCTGAGAAAGCACGAGTGCTCGTCACCAAATTACATT CCATGGTTGAAAATTTGGCTGCTAAAGTTAAAGCATGGGAATCAGAAAAGGGAATGATCTTCTCATATGAGAAG GTTCCCCTTCTGCGTACGTTGGAGGAGGATGCAAAGTTGCGGCAGGAGAGAGAAGAGGAGAAGCGAAAATCACGG GAGCAGAAACGGTTGCAAGAGCAACTTGCTTCAGAACAAGAGGCACTGTATGGATCAAAGCCAATACCTAAGAAACCATTGGGTCAGAGCAACACGATGTTGGCGACCCCTGGTCGTCGGATCGGAACTCCGGGCCGGTATGGGTTCTCCAGCGGAAAAGATCGGAGAGAAAGTGGGAGAGTACCCAACATAATACCAGTGAACTATGTTGCTCTTCCAAAAGATGATTCAGCTTCCAAGGGAGCCTGA
- the LOC120081743 gene encoding WAT1-related protein At5g07050, with product MGKLSLNCCNSFLENSKPYFAMISLQFGYAGMNIISKVSLSRGMSHYVLVVYRHAFATASIVPFVLFFERREQPRITLKVFIQIFVLALLGPVIDQNFYYAGLKYTSPTFSCAMSNMLPAMTFVMAVIFRMEKLEMKKLRCQAKVLGTLVSVAGAMLMTLYKGSLLQMPWSKHSHHLTNSNETSNNKDWFKGSIFLIIATLAWASLFVLQNQALKTYKNHQFTLTTLVCFLGTLQAIAVTLVAEHKASVWRIGWDMNLLAAAYAGIVTSSISYYVQGLVMKKRGPVFATAFSPLMMIIVAIMGSFILAEKIFLGGIIGSILIVFGLYSVLWGKHKENLEIKTADDDDEIPEAIKPSSQLNINNNNNNNNNSIFISMPTPEKPPSNPTKSQENN from the exons ATGGGAAAGCTTAGCTTGAACTGCTGCAATAGCTTTCTTGAGAATTCAAAAccttattttgcaatgatatccTTACAATTTGGATATGCTGGCATGAATATCATCTCTAAAGTCTCTCTTAGTAGAGGGATGAGTCATTACGTCCTCGTCGTTTATCGACATGCTTTCGCTACCGCTTCTATCGTCCCCTTCGTTCTCTTCTTCGAACG GAGAGAACAGCCAAGGATAACACTCAAAGTTTTTATACAAATATTTGTGTTGGCTTTGCTCGG CCCGGTTATCGATCAAAATTTCTACTATGCTGGGCTAAAATATACTTCACCAACTTTCTCTTGTGCCATGAGCAACATGCTGCCTGCAATGACATTTGTGATGGCTGTGATATTTAG GATGGAAAAATTGGAGATGAAGAAATTGAGATGCCAAGCAAAAGTTTTGGGAACTTTAGTGTCAGTGGCTGGAGCAATGTTGATGACTTTATACAAAGGTTCACTTCTTCAAATGCCTTGGTCTAAACATTCTCATCATCTCACCAATTCTAATGAAACTTCCAACAACAAAGATTGGTTCAAAGGCTCCATTTTCCTCATCATTGCTACTCTTGCTTGGGCTTCtctctttgttttgcag AATCAAGCATTGAAGACATACAAGAACCATCAATTCACTCTCACTACACTCGTGTGTTTTCTTGGGACTTTGCAAGCCATAGCTGTTACTTTAGTAGCTGAGCACAAAGCTTCTGTTTGGAGAATTGGTTGGGATATGAATCTTCTTGCTGCTGCCTATGCT ggaATTGTGACATCAAGTATTTCATACTATGTACAAGGGCTAGTGATGAAAAAGAGAGGACCTGTATTTGCAACTGCATTTAGCCCTTTGATGATGATAATTGTAGCTATTATGGGCTCTTTCATCTTGGCTGAAAAGATTTTTCTTGGAgg AATAATTGGATCCATCTTGATAGTATTTGGGCTATATTCAGTACTTTGGGGAAAGCACAAAGAGAATTTGGAGATTAAAACtgctgatgatgatgatgaaataCCAGAAGCTATCAAGCCTTCTTCTCaactaaatattaataataataataataataataataattcaattttcatttccATGCCTACCCCTGAAAAACCCCCATCAAACCCAACCAAATCCCAAGAGAATAATTGA